The following coding sequences lie in one Arachis stenosperma cultivar V10309 chromosome 5, arast.V10309.gnm1.PFL2, whole genome shotgun sequence genomic window:
- the LOC130979693 gene encoding cytochrome b5: MPTISNFYSMKDASKHSTKDDCWIVVNGKVYDVTQYLDDHPGGDDVILAATGRDATDDFEDAGHSKSAREQMEEYFIGELDTSAPIFTEKSYHVKLMQLAKQCWAVPVTAVGISVVVGFVYLRKK, translated from the exons ATGCCAACGATATCAAACTTCTACAGCATGAAAGATGCATCCAAGCACAGCACCAAAGACGATTGCTGGATCGTTGTGAATGGAAAG GTATATGATGTAACACAATATTTGGATGATCATCCTGGTGGAGATGATGTAATCCTTGCCGCAACTG GGAGAGATGCAACAGATGATTTTGAAGATGCCGGACACAGCAAAAGCGCGAGAGAACAAATGGAGGAGTACTTCATTGGTGAGCTTGACACATCGGCGCCAATTTTCACTGAGAAAAGTTACCATGTGAAGCTCATGCAGTTGGCAAAGCAATGTTGGGCTGTTCCTGTAACTGCTGTTGGTATCTCGGTAGTAGTTGGATTCGTATACTTGCGTAAGAAGTAA